The Bacteroidales bacterium region CCATGTCCCACTTATGAGGAATAACTTTTTGATGGATCTATGGCTACAAAAGAACAAATAAATAAGGAAAGATTACCACGGCATATAGCCGTCATTATGGACGGCAATGGTCGATGGGCTAAGAAAAGAGGTAACCAGCGAATTTTTGGACATAAGAACGGAGTAAAATCGGTGCGCGAAACGGTGGAAGCCGCAGCAGAGTTGGGGGTTTCCTACATTACTTTATATGCATTTTCCCGGGAAAACTGGAACCGTCCCAATCGCGAGATCGATGCACTGATGTCATTGTTGATTTCCACCATTGATAGTGAAATCAAAACCCTTATGGAAAATAACATCCGTTTGTTATCTATTGGTGATCTTGCGGGACTTCCGGAGAAGGTTCAGGAGAAGATCAAAGAAGCCAAGCAGAAGACTTCCGGGAATAAAGGATTACGGCTTGTATTGGCATTGAATTACAGTGCACGCTGGGAATTGGCTGAAGCCATGAAGCATTTCGGGCATGATGTGAAGCAGGGAAACACAGATGCCAATCTTGATATTGAAACCGCTAAAAAATATTTGGAAACCAAAGAAATACCCGATCCCGATCTTTTGATCAGGACCAGCGGAGAACGCCGGCTCAGCAATTTTTTATTGTGGCAGATGGCTTATACAGAATTATATTTTACAGAAGTACTTTGGCCCGATTTTAGAAAGGAAAATTTTTATGAGGCAATTGTAAACTACCAAAACAGGGAGAGAAGGTTTGGAAAAACAAGTGATCAGCTCGATGACCCGCAAAAGTCGAATAAAAAGAAAAACAATGCAGCCCATTATGGTTAAGAAGATTGCGTTTATATTAGGCTTATTTATATTTCTGCAGAACATTGCTTTATCACAGGAAACGAAAACGGATTATGAGGTGTTTGATTATTCAGACCCTCAGGAATACTATATCAAGTCAATTGATGTGGAAGGCGTAAGATACCTGGATAAGCAAATTCTGGCAAACCTTTCAGGTTTAAGGCAGGGAGAGCGAATAACCATTCCCGGTGAAAGAATTACCCAAGCCATAAATAACCTTTGGTCACAGGGATTGTTCTCAGATGTCAAGATTTTTACCCGGGAAATAAATAAAGATTCCGTTTCCCTGGCAATACATCTTCAGGAACAACCCCGGCTTTCAGCCTTTGATATTACGGGTGTTCGTAACCGGGAAGAAAAAGACATCCGGGAAGAGCTTAAGCTGAATCAGGGAAGCCAGGTCAACCGTAATGTGATTAACAACATCAAAGAAACCATCCAGGAATATTTCTACGATAAAAAATACCTGAACACGGAAATACAGGTAACCAAGGTGGATGATACCACCCGCAACAACCGGGTGGCTCTAAATATCAATGTGGATAAGAACGAGAAGGTGAAGATCAAGGACATCACTTTCTCAGGCAATGAGGTTTTTGACGACGGTGAATTGAGAAGGGCCATGGAGCATACCCATAAAAAGAACTGGAATATTTTCCAGGGCTCAAAATTTCTTCCCGATAAATATGAAGAAGATAAGGAGATTGTTCTGGACAAATACAGGGAGAATGGTTACCGGGATGCCCGTATCGTAGATGATACCGTTTATGCAGTGAGTGAAGACCGCATTAAGATTCATATGGAAATTCATGAAGGCAAACAATATTTCTTCGGCGATATCAACTGGACCGGAAATACAGTTTATCCTTCGGGGATGCTCATGCAAAGGCTTAAAATAGATAAAGGAGATCCTTTTGATATGGCTTTATTAAATGAGCGGATTAATGCGGCGGAAGATGCTGTGGGCAATTTGTATATGGATAACGGATATTTGTTTTTCAATGCCAACCCCGTTATATCAAAGATAGAAGAAGATTCGGTGAATATTGAAGTCAGAATACGGGAAGGGAAACAGGCCCAACTGAACAGGGTCATTATCGAAGGCAATACCAAAACCAATGAACATGTGGTACGGAGAGAATTGAGGACTCAACCGGGTGATCTTTTTAACAGATCAGCCATCCAGAGGTCCCAGAGGGAATTGGCTCAACTGGGTCATTTTGATCCCGAACAGATGGGTATTGAGCCCATTAATATCAACCAGTCCAGGGGTGAAGTCGACCTGAATTATTCATTGGTGGAAAAGCCCAACGACCAGCTTGAAATATCCGGAGGCTGGGGTGCCGGTATGTTTGTTGGTACCATAGGAATTACCTTTAATAATTTTTCCGCCCGGCGGCTTTTTGAGAAAGATGCCTGGAAGCCTGTTCCTTCAGGAGACGGCCAGACTTTATCTGTTCGTGCAAGAACCAACGGAAGTTATTATCAAAACTATAGCATCTCTTTTCAAGAACCCTGGCTGGGTGGCAAAAAACCAAATAATTTTTCCGTTTCAGCCTATCGTTCGATACAAAATACTGCGGGTTACATTGGTAGATACTTTCGGGGGGGGTCCACCAATGAATCTTCTTTTAAAATCACCGGCGGATCTGTCGGACTGCGGCAAAGGCTTGAATGGCCGGATGACTATTTTATCTTAAGCAATTCATTGAGCTATGAGCGATATAACCTGAACGATTGGACCAGAGGCCGCTTTATTATGCAAGATGGTATATCAAATAACTTGAGTTTTAGTACCACTTTCGGAAGAAACTCCGTATCTCAGCCGATTTATCCCCGGAGTGGTTCAAAGTTCATGCTTACACTGAAAATTACCCCGCCATATTCCATGTTTACAGACATCAATTACAAAACGGCTACCCAAGCAGAGAAATATGAGTGGGTCGAATATCATAAATGGACATATAAAGGCGAGTGGTACCAAAGATTGTTTGACGATTTAGTATTGGCTATCAACACAGAGTTCGGCTACCTGGGATATTACAATCCGGATATAGGCCACAGTCCGTTTGGTACCTTTGATGTTGGAGGTGACGGTATATCAGGCTACAATTTATATGGACGCGAAACCATTGCATTACGCGGATATGAGAATAGTTCACTGACACCTATTGTGGATAATAAAAAAGCAGGTAATATTTACGAAAGAAACTATATGGAGCTGAGGTATCCCGTATCACTAAAACGGCAGGCCACCATTTACGTATTGGCCTTTGCCGAGGCGGGGAATGCCTGGTTTAACTTTGATGAGTTCGATCCTTTATCGCTGAAAAGATCTGCAGGAATCGGCCTGAGGGCCTTTCTCCCCATGTTCGGACTATTGGGAATCGACTGGGGTTACGGATTTGATGATATACCGGGCAGGCCCGACGCAAGCGGTGGACAGTTCCATTTTGTGATCGGACAGCAATTTTAAGGTTGAGGCTATGCGGAAATCAATGCTCATATTTTTGTTGATTTGTATTGGCTCCGTAACATACGCACAAAGATATGCTTATGTGAATACCGAATATATTTTGACCAACATCCCTGCTTATAATGCCGCTCAGGAAAAGCTGGACCAACTTTCCTATGAATGGCAGCAGGAGCTTGAAACAAAAAAGGAAGAGCTGGATGAGATGGAGAAGGAGTTTCAAAGCGAAAAAGTGTTGCTTACAGATGAAATGAAGCAAAGGAGACAAGAAGAAATCAATAAAAAGAGAGAGGAAATACAGAAATTGCAGAGGAAATATTTTGGCCCGAAGGGTGAGCTTTATCAGAAAAGACAGGATTTGGTGCAGCCCATACAGGAAGAAGTATATAGTGCTATTGAAAACATTGCCAGCAGAGGTAACTATGCGGTGATTTTTGATGCCGCAGGTAAGTCAAATATGCTCTATACCGATCCGAATTATGACAAAAGCGATGATGTTCTGCAAGAATTGGGATATAAAAATTAAATTCATCAATTAATTAATCAATATTTAAAAACCAGTAAATTATGAAGCGAGTTGTTTTATCATTATTATTAATAGCGTTTGTTTTTCCTGCTGTTAGTTTTGCACAGTCTCAGGAGTTAAAATTCGGGCACATTAATGTATCCGAGCTTATGAGTATGATGCCTGAAAGAGACAGCATCCAAAAGGAGATGCAGGAATACCAAAAAATGCTTCAGCGGGAGATGCAAACCATGCAGCAGGAATATTCGCAAAAATTGCAGCAATACCAGAAAAATCGAACCAATTATTCGGAAATGGTAAGGAAATCCAAGGAAAAGGAGCTGCAACAAATGCAAGGCCGGATACAGGAGTTTCAGTCAACTGCTCAGCAAGATATGCAGCAGAAACAGCAGGAATTGATGGAACCCCTGATGAATAAGATCGAAAATGCCATACAGCGTGTTGGAGAAGAAAATGGCTATATTTATATCTTCGATACCAGCGCAGGCGCTATCGTTTATCAGTCCGACCAAAGCGAAAATGTGATGCCGCTTGTTCAGAAAGAGCTCGGGCTACAGTAGTAGTTAATGAATGGTAGAATAATAGGCCATCTCACGGGATGGTCTTTTTTTTCATTTTGGACATCTCATGTTAAAACCCGAACAACCTATAGGGATTTTCGATTCAGGAGTGGGAGGCCTGACGGTAGCTGCTGCCATTAAATATTTGTTGCCCAATGAACGCATTATCTATTTCGGAGATACCGCCCACCTCCCTTATGGCGATAAATCCAATGAAACCATTATTGAATATTCTACCCGGATTACCGATTTTCTTTTGGAAAAAAATGTGAAAGTCGTTTTAATTGCTTGCAATACCGCATCGGCAGTGGCCTATCATGAGCTTGCCGGTCATCTGGATAACAGTGTTTTCCTGGTGAATGTGATCGATCCGGTGGTCAACTATATTGCCGGACATTTTTCAGGCGAAAAGATAGGCGTGATTGGAACCAAGGCCACCATAAAAAGCGATACTTACAAACACAAGATTATTGAGAAGGATAACCATATAAAGGTGAGCTCTTTGGCTACCCCGCTGTTTGTACCAATGATTGAAGAGGGTTTTGTTTATGACGACATCAGTAATGCCATAATAAGGGCTTATCTTTCGGATAAAAAGCTGGAGGATATCCAATCCCTGATTTTGGGATGTACCCATTATCCTATCATAAAAAATCAGATCAGGAGATTTTTCGGTTTTAAGGTGGATGTTGTAGATTCAGGCAATATTGTAGCACGCTACCTTCAGGAATTGCTTGAAGAGCATAACCTTTTAAGCGATCAGAAAAATCCGGAGCATGTGTTTTATGTATCCGATTACACCGAATACTTTGAATCCATCGCCCGGATGTTCTTTGATGACCCCATCCATCTGGAAAAAAAGAACATCTGGAAGGAATAGGAATTAGATACAGCTTATTTTGATTTTTCTTTTGTAAGCTGGGCCAGCCTGTCCTGTAATTCATACATCTCGTCCCTCAATCGGGCTGCTTCTTTGAAGTCAAGCTCGGAAGCGGCTTTCTCCATGCCTTTTTTGTTTTTCTCGATGGCTTTTTCCAGGGCTTCTTGGTTCATATACTGCACTACCGGATCGGCAGCGGTATCCAGTTCCTGAGGTTCTGTATAAGGCCGCGGCTGGTATTGTCCGATTTTTTCCCTGTAATCTGCCATTACCGAGCGGGAGGCTTTTTCGATTTGTTTGGGAGTTATGTTGTGTTTTTCGTTGTAGGCAAGCTGCTTTTCCCTTCTGCGGTTGGTCTCGTCAATGGTCTGCTGCATGGAGCGGGTAATTTTATCGGCATACATGATGACTTTTCCTTCCAGATGCCTGGCCGCCCTGCCTGCCGTTTGGGTGAGGGATACGGTGGATCTCAGAAATCCTTCTTTGTCGGCATCCAGAATGGCTACAAGTGATACTTCTGGCAGATCGAGCCCTTCACGCAGCAGGTTCACGCCGATAAGCACGTCGAATGTGCCGTTTCTCAGCCCGTCCATTATCTCCACCCGTTCCAGCGTATCAATGTCCGAATGGATGTACCTGCATTTGACGTTGAACCGCGTCAGGTATTTCGTCAGTTCTTCCGCCATCCTTTTGGTCAGTGTAGTAACCAGCACCCGCTGGTCGTTTTTCGTGCGTTTGCGCACCTCTTCCATCAGGTCGTCGATCTGGTTGAGGGTGGGCCGTACTTCTATTTCCGGGTCCAGCAGCCCGGTAGGTCTGATTACCTGTTCAACAACTACGCCGCCGCTCTTTTCCAGTTCGTAATTTGCAGGGGTAGCGCTGACAAAGACCACCTGGTTGAGGAGGTTCTCAAACTCCCCGAATTTCAGTGGACGGTTGTCCACGGCTGCCGGGAGTCGAAAACCATATTCCACCAGTGTCTTTTTTCGTGAATAGTCTCCACCGAACATGGCATGGATCTGGGGAATGGTTACGTGGCTTTCATCTACAACGATAATGAAATCATCGGGAAAATAGTCGAGCAGGCAGAAAGGCCTGGAGCCAGGCGAGCGGCCGTCGAAATAGCGGCTGTAATTTTCAATGCCGGGACAGTAGCCGAGCTCCCGGATCATCTCAAGGTCGTATTCCGTTCTTTGCTTGATGCGTTTGGCCTCCAGCTCCCTTCCCTGGTCTTTGAAATACTGGATTTGGTCCTGCAGGTCAAGCTGGATCTGTTTGATGGCATTATGCATCCTTTCTTTGGTGGTTACAAAAATGTTTGCCGGAAAAACGGTGGCACTGTCCACCATAGCTATAGTACTGTTGTTATACGGATCATACTTTTCAATTTCATCAACCTCATCTCCCCAGAAGGTAACGCGGTAGGCATGATCGCTGTAGGCCAGGAATACATCTACCGTGTCACCGTTCACCCGAAAATTACCGGGTTTGAACTCCAGCTCGCTTCTTGAGTATAAGCTGTCTACCAGCCGCCTCAAAAACTCATTTCTTCCGATTTCCTGGCCGGATTCGATCTGGATGGTGTTCTTATGGAAATCATCCGGATTGCCGATGCCATATAAACAGGAAACCGAGGAGACGACCACTACGTCCCTGCGCCCGGAAAGAAGGGATGAAGTGGCACTCAGCCTGAGCTTTTCGATCTCTTCATTAATGGAAAGGTCCTTTTCGATGTAGGTGTCGGTTACGGGAAGGTATGCCTCCGGCTGGTAATAGTCATAATAGGAGACAAAATATTCTACCGCATTTTCCGGGAAAAATTCCTTGAATTCTCCGTAAAGTTGGGCCGCCAGAGTTTTGTTGTGGCTTAGCACCAGCACGGGTTTGTTGACATTCTGTATCATGTTGGCAATGGTAAAAGTTTTACCCGAACCGGTAACGCCCATCAGAGTCTGGAAACGATCGCCCCTTTGAGTACCTTCCGTAAGTTGTTTGATGGCTTCGGGCTGATCGCCTGTGGGTTTGTATTGTGACGTAATTTTGTAGTTCATAGAAACCGGTTTTTTGAATAGACCAATAAAAAACCTTTTTTTGAAAACCCAAAGACCACGAAAGATATTATTTTGAACCTTGGTTTTAATTTCCTTTTGATACAACGAAACAAATCTTTGAAGCCCTTAATTCAATCTTTCTTAATATCTTTGTAAAATTTAATGAAGTGGTAGGTATTGATTGGGTCATTTTAATCAGTAAATCATGAAGGGCAAAAGACAAAATCATAAAAGTAAACAGAAAGAGGCCGCAGCCGATGATTTCATAAGACTGAACAAATTTATTGCTAATAGTGGTTTATGTTCACGGCGGCAGGCGGATGAGCTTATCCGCTCAGGTGAAATCACCGTTAACCAACAAAAGGTAACGGAACTGGGCACAAAAGTGAAATCTACCGATGAGGTTCGCTATAAAGGTAAGTTATTGCAAAACGAACGGCCTGTCTATATTTTGCTGAATAAACCCAAGGATTATGTTACCACCGTTAAAGACAAAAATGCCCGAAAAACTGTTATGGAATTGGTAAAGGGAGCATGCACACAGAGGATATATCCGGTTGGCAGGTTGGACAGGAATACCACAGGCGTTCTGCTTTTGACCAATGACGGAGAGCTGGCCAAGCGGCTGACCCATCCCCATTATAAGAAAAAAAAGGTCTATCATGTAGTGCTCGACAAGCCTGTAACAAAAACACATCTCGAGCAAATTGCTGAAGGAGTAAAGCTTGAAGATGATGTTGTGGCAGCGGATGCTGTAAGTTATGTAGATCCGGAGGATAAAACGCAGATAGGTATCGAGATTCATACAGGACAGAATCGTGTGATCAGGAGGATTTTTGAGACTCTGGGATACAAAATAAAAAAACTGGATCGTGTGTATTTTGCAGGACTTACAAAAAAGAATCTGAAGCGCGGCAGATGGCGGTTTCTGACCCAGAAGGAGATTAACAGATTGAAGATGAATGCATTTAAATAGAGTCTGTCTATAATATCCGCTGGCTGTGTTACGCTCGTTTTTCATGCCAGTCAATTATATCTGGTAGCGACGTACGGCTTACGTCGCTACATTTGGCATTCAAAACTCGCAAACTTTGCCAGCGAACATTCTAGACGAGACTTTTTAAAATCAATTTGACTGTATGGAGAAACACTAAATGGGTTGGGCTAGAGTAGGTTCCCTCCTTTACTTCCAAATAAAACCTTTATAATATGCGAAAATCATATTTGATAATACTTTGTTTTCTGAGTGTGCATATCTCATTTGGCCAGAGGATAAACATTGAGGGAAAGGTTATTGATGCCAATGATCGGGAACCCCTGGCTTTTGTTAATGTACTGTATGGTGAGCCTCCGAAAGGCACCACTACCGATATCGACGGAAAGTTTCAGATTGAGATTCCCTCCTCTGTTCAATCAGTCAAATTCAGTTATCTTGGCTACCATTCAAAAACCGTATCCCTCGAAAGTCTTAGAAAATCTTCCATGTCAACGATTGCATTGAAAAGCAAATCCTTCGCACTGGATGAGGTAGTGGTGAAGCCCGGAACAAATCCGGCTGTCCAGGTTATTCAAAAGGTTTACAAAAACAGGGAAGAGCATAACCCGGAAAATATGGATGCATTTTCCTACAGGAGCTATAACAAATTTGTGTTCACGATTGACTCCAGCAGGATTGATGAGTGTACTCCGGAAAAATCATCCGGGGATACCATGGCAATAGATACCACTACAGTTGATTCTACGGATATTAAGCTCCGGCGTTTTATGGATAAACAGCACATTTTAATGATGGAATCGGTTTCAGAGAGAAAATATCTATCCCCGGGCTATAGTAATGAACAAGTTCTTGCTTCAAGAGTTTCCGGGTTCAGCGATCCTTCCCTGGTATTTCTTGCTACACAGATTCAGTCGTTTTCTTTTTATGATAATTTCATCTCCTTAGGCGATAAAAGCTATATCAATCCGATTAGTAAGAACAGTGCGAGGCGGTATCTTTTCCTTACGGAGGATACCCTTTACCATGAGCCTCATGATACTGCGGTAATTATTTCATTCAGACCCAGAAAAAATAAGAATTTTGACGGACTTAAAGGGATGTTGCATGTAAATACCTGCGATTATTCACTTACCAGAGTTATCGCTGAACCTGTTTATTCTTCAGGGAATTTTACCATTAAGATTCAGCAGAAATATGACAGAATAGGAGGAGAAAGATGGTTCCCTACCCAGTTGAATACAAGGATAGGAGTGAAAGAAGTGTTTGTCTCTTCTTCTACCCGTGATTATCACCTTGTCGGTGATGGCCGGAGCTATATTAGAGATATCTATATGAATCCCCCATTGGATAAATCAGACTTTGACAATACCGGCATATCCGTGCCTTCCTCTGCATATGAACGCTCAGAGCAATTCTGGGGAAAATACCGGGTTGATAATCTGTCTTCTAAAGACAGCACAACTTATCAGGTCATCGACAGCATCGGGGAAGCACATCATTTTGACGCCAGGATGAAGCGCTTCAAAACCCTCTCTACCGGTTATTATCCGGTTTCTTTTCTGAATCTGGATCTTACCAGACTTTTAAATTATAATGAATATGAAGGCTTCAGGCTGGGAATGGGCCTGATGACCAATGAGGAGCTTTCGGAATTCTTTTCTGCCGGTGGATATTTTGGGTATGGGTTTCGGGACAAGGACTGGAAATATGGTGGCAGACTCCGGCTTAACATTCATGAAAAATCGGAGAGCCGACTGGAGTTCACTTATAAGAATGATGTCGCAGAATCCGGTGGATATCAGTTTTTAAAGGAGCAGGGAGTTTTTTCTCCGGCTATGTACCGACAGTATTTGGTAGAAAGCATGGATTGGGTGAAAGAAAGACAGATGAGCTATTCCCTGAGAACTTTAAAGTATTTGAAGTTAAAATTATTTATCCGGAAGTCAACGGTGAATCCACTCGAGGATTACCGGTTCCGGAAAGATGAAAATGTGTATCAGGGTAATTTTCATATAACAGAGGGCGGTTTTAAAGCCCGGTTTGCCTGGAAGGAGGAATTTGCAGAAACCCCGTGGGGCAAATTTTCGCTTGGAACGGATTTTCCGGTAGTGTATGCCAATTTTACACGGGGTATGAATATTCTGAACGGTAATTTTGAATATACAAAAGTGGAGGCTGCAATTTCAAATGAAATCCGCACCAAAAACCTGGGCAAAACCAAAATGCAATTGGTGGGTGGAATGACCGGAGGTCCGGTTCCCGCCTTCAATCTTTATACCGGGCACGGATCCTATGGAAGCCGTTTGAATATATACAGTGAGCATAGTTTTGCCACTATGCGGTTGTCTGAATTTTTGGCAGACCGCTTTGTCTCTGTCTATTTAAATCAGGATTTCAAATCATTGCTCTTCCGGAAAGAAGGCTTCAGTCCAAATATCATGTGGTTGAATAACCTGGGATGGGGCTGGCTTAATAAACCTTCCCGGCATGATGGAATGAATACCCAATCCTTTGCGAAAGGGTATTTTGAAACAGGAGTAATGGCTGATAATATACTGGGGACCAGTCTGTTTAATTACGGTTTTGGAATATTTTACAGGTATGGTCCCTATGCCTTTGATAAATTTTCAGATAATCTGGCCTATAAAATCTCCATTGGATTCAATTTGTAGAACGCATCAGATTAGGATACCAGCTCTTTTAATGGGTTATTGGGGAATAAGCACCCTGAATCCCAGGTAATTCCCGGCTTTATTGGGAGGCAGGTGAAAACGTGCTGAGGTCTTTAGGTCTGTTGCCGGTGAATTCCAATGACCTCCCTTGTATACTTTGGATGAATCGTTGTACCCGTTTAAGCACCATTCAGCAGCATTGCCGGTCATGTCGAAAAGCCCGTAAGCATTGGGGGTTTTAATACCAACCGCATGGAGCTGTCCATTGGAATTTTCTTTATACCATGCGACTTCATCCAGAGAATAGTCGCTTCCACCATAGGGGTAATATGGTTTACTGGCGTAATACCATTCTTTTTCAGTAGGCAGACGTCCCCCCATCCATTGGCAGAAACTGTTGGCGCCTACCCATGTAACGTTAACCACCGGCAAAGATTCCCATCCATTCCCGGTTATAAAGTTCTCCCCGTTATAGGTGATTCCGGTCGTACCATTAAGGAAGATATACTTAATTCCTTCATAGCAACCGGTGGAATCTACCCCTATAGAATTCATAAATTTGGTATACTGTTGATTGGTCACTTCATATTTTCCAACTTCCATAGAATCGACGATGAGTGTATCATTTTCGACGGTCATTGTATCAGGTGAAAAAGATACAAAATCCATCGATATCTTGCTTCCCGGGTGACCTGAAAGGCTGATGGTTATGCTTGTATTGGCTTTCAGTGTATCTGCACCAACTTTATTGGTGTCTCCTTCCACATAATCTTCATAGTGATCCCTTACTGAGAAGTAGTTCCAGTTCTTATCTTCGGGCTTTTCATTGGTGTACCGGACCTTTGCGGATATCTGTGTGCTGGATTCTACCGTTAAATCACTGGTTGACAGGCTATAGGAAAATTGAGGCACAAAATCTTCTTTTTGCATCAGCGTGGAGTCTCCGGCTGTTAAGCTGATGCTGTGTACTTTGTAGTACTGGCTGAAATCCTTGAGCTGTGCCGTAATTTTTATTGTTGAACCTCTGACAAT contains the following coding sequences:
- a CDS encoding SUMF1/EgtB/PvdO family nonheme iron enzyme gives rise to the protein MIKNLKVFSVGLFLSAGIALFLHSCEMQEETRLNPEIIITNPENNTEIVRGSTIKITAQLKDFSQYYKVHSISLTAGDSTLMQKEDFVPQFSYSLSTSDLTVESSTQISAKVRYTNEKPEDKNWNYFSVRDHYEDYVEGDTNKVGADTLKANTSITISLSGHPGSKISMDFVSFSPDTMTVENDTLIVDSMEVGKYEVTNQQYTKFMNSIGVDSTGCYEGIKYIFLNGTTGITYNGENFITGNGWESLPVVNVTWVGANSFCQWMGGRLPTEKEWYYASKPYYPYGGSDYSLDEVAWYKENSNGQLHAVGIKTPNAYGLFDMTGNAAEWCLNGYNDSSKVYKGGHWNSPATDLKTSARFHLPPNKAGNYLGFRVLIPQ